A genomic stretch from Hemicordylus capensis ecotype Gifberg chromosome 5, rHemCap1.1.pri, whole genome shotgun sequence includes:
- the PAICS gene encoding bifunctional phosphoribosylaminoimidazole carboxylase/phosphoribosylaminoimidazole succinocarboxamide synthetase isoform X4, which produces MCGLRKPRQWPPERARACAAEVTAGFAPALVASAATMAPIPSELKLGKKINEGKTKVVYELPNLPGCVLLQSKDQITAGNAARKDIMEGKAAISNTTTSCVFQLLQEAGIKTAFVRKHSDTAFIAAHCEMIPIEWVCRRIATGSFLKRNPGVKEGYRFYPPKIEMFYKDDAANDPQWSEEQLIEAKFRFAGLAIGQTEVDIMAHSTQAIFEILEKAWQPQNCTLVDMKVEFGVNVSTKEIVLADVIDNDSWRLWPSGDRKQQKDKQSYRDLKEVTPEALQMVKRNFEWVSERVELLLKPQSQGRVVVFMGSPSDLGHCEKIKKACGNFNIPCELRVTSAHKGPDETLRIKAEYEGDGIPTVFVAVAGRSNGLGPVMSGNTAYPVINCPPLSADWGAQDVWSSLRLPSGLGCSTILSPESAAQSAAQILGLSNHFVWAKLRSSMLNTWISLKQADKKMRECAL; this is translated from the exons AACTTAAACTTGGCAAAAAGATAAATGAGGGGAAAACAAAAGTAGTCTATGAATTGCCAAATCTCCCAGGATGTGTTCTGCTTCAATCAAAAGACCAAATAACAGCTGGAAATGCAGCTAGAAAGGATATCATGGAAGGCAAGGCTGCAATCTCAAATACAACAACAAGCTGTGTGTTTCAGTTGCTTCAGGAAGCTG GAATCAAAACTGCTTTTGTGAGAAAACATAGTGACACAGCATTTATAGCTGCTCACTGTGAAATGATTCCAATTGAATGGGTTTGTAGAAGAATTGCAACTGGTTCTTTCCTTAAAAGAAACCCTGGTGTCAAGGAAGGCTACAGATTTTACCCACCTAAAATTGAGATGTTTTATAAG GATGACGCAGCAAATGATCCACAGTGGTCTGAAGAGCAACTCATTGAAGCGAAGTTCCGATTTGCTGGCCTTGCAATTGGACAAACTGAAGTGGATATTATGGCCCACTCTACTCAAGCTATCTTTGAAATACTTGAAAAAGCATGGCAGCCCCAGAACTGTACTCTAGTGGACATGAAG GTTGAGTTTGGTGTTAATGTATCCACAAAAGAAATTGTCCTTGCTGATGTAATTGATAATGATTCTTGGAGACTGTGGCCATCTGGAGACAGAAAACAGCAGAAAGACAAACAG TCTTACCGTGATCTGAAAGAAGTGACTCCTGAAGCACTGCAGATGGTGAAGAGAAACTTTGAATGGGTGTCTGAAAGAGTAGAG CTGTTGCTGAAACCACAGAGCCAAGGCAGGGTGGTTGTCTTCATGGGCTCACCTTCAGATCTTGGACATtgtgaaaaaattaaaaaagcatgTGGAAACTTCAACATTCCTTGTGAATTACGAGTGACTTCTGCCCATAAAGGACCAGATGAGACACTGAGGATCAAAGCTGAATATGAAG GTGATGGAATTCCTACAGTGTTTGTAGCAGTGGCTGGAAGAAGCAATGGCTTGGGACCTGTAATGTCTGGAAACACTGCATATCCCGTTATCAACTGTCCTCCACTCTCAGCCGATTGGGGTGCTCAGGATGTATGGTCATCTCTGAGGCTTCCCAGTG gtctTGGCTGTTCCACAATTCTTTCACCTGAAAGTGCTGCCCAATCTGCTGCTCAGATTCTCGGGTTAAGTAACCATTTCGTATGGGCCAAGCTGCGATCAAGCATGTTGAATACATGGATCTCTCTGAAGCAAGCTGACAAGAAGATGAGAGAATGCGCCTTATAG
- the PAICS gene encoding bifunctional phosphoribosylaminoimidazole carboxylase/phosphoribosylaminoimidazole succinocarboxamide synthetase isoform X6 gives MEGKAAISNTTTSCVFQLLQEAGIKTAFVRKHSDTAFIAAHCEMIPIEWVCRRIATGSFLKRNPGVKEGYRFYPPKIEMFYKDDAANDPQWSEEQLIEAKFRFAGLAIGQTEVDIMAHSTQAIFEILEKAWQPQNCTLVDMKVEFGVNVSTKEIVLADVIDNDSWRLWPSGDRKQQKDKQSYRDLKEVTPEALQMVKRNFEWVSERVELLLKPQSQGRVVVFMGSPSDLGHCEKIKKACGNFNIPCELRVTSAHKGPDETLRIKAEYEGDGIPTVFVAVAGRSNGLGPVMSGNTAYPVINCPPLSADWGAQDVWSSLRLPSGLGCSTILSPESAAQSAAQILGLSNHFVWAKLRSSMLNTWISLKQADKKMRECAL, from the exons ATGGAAGGCAAGGCTGCAATCTCAAATACAACAACAAGCTGTGTGTTTCAGTTGCTTCAGGAAGCTG GAATCAAAACTGCTTTTGTGAGAAAACATAGTGACACAGCATTTATAGCTGCTCACTGTGAAATGATTCCAATTGAATGGGTTTGTAGAAGAATTGCAACTGGTTCTTTCCTTAAAAGAAACCCTGGTGTCAAGGAAGGCTACAGATTTTACCCACCTAAAATTGAGATGTTTTATAAG GATGACGCAGCAAATGATCCACAGTGGTCTGAAGAGCAACTCATTGAAGCGAAGTTCCGATTTGCTGGCCTTGCAATTGGACAAACTGAAGTGGATATTATGGCCCACTCTACTCAAGCTATCTTTGAAATACTTGAAAAAGCATGGCAGCCCCAGAACTGTACTCTAGTGGACATGAAG GTTGAGTTTGGTGTTAATGTATCCACAAAAGAAATTGTCCTTGCTGATGTAATTGATAATGATTCTTGGAGACTGTGGCCATCTGGAGACAGAAAACAGCAGAAAGACAAACAG TCTTACCGTGATCTGAAAGAAGTGACTCCTGAAGCACTGCAGATGGTGAAGAGAAACTTTGAATGGGTGTCTGAAAGAGTAGAG CTGTTGCTGAAACCACAGAGCCAAGGCAGGGTGGTTGTCTTCATGGGCTCACCTTCAGATCTTGGACATtgtgaaaaaattaaaaaagcatgTGGAAACTTCAACATTCCTTGTGAATTACGAGTGACTTCTGCCCATAAAGGACCAGATGAGACACTGAGGATCAAAGCTGAATATGAAG GTGATGGAATTCCTACAGTGTTTGTAGCAGTGGCTGGAAGAAGCAATGGCTTGGGACCTGTAATGTCTGGAAACACTGCATATCCCGTTATCAACTGTCCTCCACTCTCAGCCGATTGGGGTGCTCAGGATGTATGGTCATCTCTGAGGCTTCCCAGTG gtctTGGCTGTTCCACAATTCTTTCACCTGAAAGTGCTGCCCAATCTGCTGCTCAGATTCTCGGGTTAAGTAACCATTTCGTATGGGCCAAGCTGCGATCAAGCATGTTGAATACATGGATCTCTCTGAAGCAAGCTGACAAGAAGATGAGAGAATGCGCCTTATAG
- the PAICS gene encoding bifunctional phosphoribosylaminoimidazole carboxylase/phosphoribosylaminoimidazole succinocarboxamide synthetase isoform X5, whose translation MAPIPSELKLGKKINEGKTKVVYELPNLPGCVLLQSKDQITAGNAARKDIMEGKAAISNTTTSCVFQLLQEAGIKTAFVRKHSDTAFIAAHCEMIPIEWVCRRIATGSFLKRNPGVKEGYRFYPPKIEMFYKDDAANDPQWSEEQLIEAKFRFAGLAIGQTEVDIMAHSTQAIFEILEKAWQPQNCTLVDMKVEFGVNVSTKEIVLADVIDNDSWRLWPSGDRKQQKDKQSYRDLKEVTPEALQMVKRNFEWVSERVELLLKPQSQGRVVVFMGSPSDLGHCEKIKKACGNFNIPCELRVTSAHKGPDETLRIKAEYEGDGIPTVFVAVAGRSNGLGPVMSGNTAYPVINCPPLSADWGAQDVWSSLRLPSGLGCSTILSPESAAQSAAQILGLSNHFVWAKLRSSMLNTWISLKQADKKMRECAL comes from the exons AACTTAAACTTGGCAAAAAGATAAATGAGGGGAAAACAAAAGTAGTCTATGAATTGCCAAATCTCCCAGGATGTGTTCTGCTTCAATCAAAAGACCAAATAACAGCTGGAAATGCAGCTAGAAAGGATATCATGGAAGGCAAGGCTGCAATCTCAAATACAACAACAAGCTGTGTGTTTCAGTTGCTTCAGGAAGCTG GAATCAAAACTGCTTTTGTGAGAAAACATAGTGACACAGCATTTATAGCTGCTCACTGTGAAATGATTCCAATTGAATGGGTTTGTAGAAGAATTGCAACTGGTTCTTTCCTTAAAAGAAACCCTGGTGTCAAGGAAGGCTACAGATTTTACCCACCTAAAATTGAGATGTTTTATAAG GATGACGCAGCAAATGATCCACAGTGGTCTGAAGAGCAACTCATTGAAGCGAAGTTCCGATTTGCTGGCCTTGCAATTGGACAAACTGAAGTGGATATTATGGCCCACTCTACTCAAGCTATCTTTGAAATACTTGAAAAAGCATGGCAGCCCCAGAACTGTACTCTAGTGGACATGAAG GTTGAGTTTGGTGTTAATGTATCCACAAAAGAAATTGTCCTTGCTGATGTAATTGATAATGATTCTTGGAGACTGTGGCCATCTGGAGACAGAAAACAGCAGAAAGACAAACAG TCTTACCGTGATCTGAAAGAAGTGACTCCTGAAGCACTGCAGATGGTGAAGAGAAACTTTGAATGGGTGTCTGAAAGAGTAGAG CTGTTGCTGAAACCACAGAGCCAAGGCAGGGTGGTTGTCTTCATGGGCTCACCTTCAGATCTTGGACATtgtgaaaaaattaaaaaagcatgTGGAAACTTCAACATTCCTTGTGAATTACGAGTGACTTCTGCCCATAAAGGACCAGATGAGACACTGAGGATCAAAGCTGAATATGAAG GTGATGGAATTCCTACAGTGTTTGTAGCAGTGGCTGGAAGAAGCAATGGCTTGGGACCTGTAATGTCTGGAAACACTGCATATCCCGTTATCAACTGTCCTCCACTCTCAGCCGATTGGGGTGCTCAGGATGTATGGTCATCTCTGAGGCTTCCCAGTG gtctTGGCTGTTCCACAATTCTTTCACCTGAAAGTGCTGCCCAATCTGCTGCTCAGATTCTCGGGTTAAGTAACCATTTCGTATGGGCCAAGCTGCGATCAAGCATGTTGAATACATGGATCTCTCTGAAGCAAGCTGACAAGAAGATGAGAGAATGCGCCTTATAG